A single window of Trueperaceae bacterium DNA harbors:
- a CDS encoding MoxR family ATPase, translated as MPNDNASNTHATGGRPAATPEQFAKDFAAMRNAISGVVVGQERVVEELLVAALARGHVLLEGVPGLGKTRLVHTFADVSALQFSRIQFTPDLMPADVTGTNVFIEAAAQSRFEFQPGPVFTNVLLADEINRATPKTQSALLEAMQERAVTVAGRRYALDEPFMVLATQNPLEMEGTYPLPEAQLDRFLFKVVIPRPDAATLQRILIVTTGTTEAKASAVVDRDRLLTLQAMLRAVPIAEAAIAYVVRLVEATHAHPLVRLGASPRGAQAITLAAKGYALAAGRPNVEFEDLRRAALPALRHRLLLSFEAEVEGMTQDQVLAQVLEQVDKGR; from the coding sequence GTGCCGAACGACAACGCGAGCAACACCCACGCCACCGGCGGCCGCCCAGCGGCCACACCGGAGCAGTTCGCCAAGGACTTCGCCGCCATGCGTAACGCCATCTCCGGCGTCGTGGTCGGCCAGGAGCGAGTCGTCGAGGAGCTGTTGGTGGCGGCGCTCGCGCGCGGCCACGTGCTCCTGGAGGGCGTGCCGGGCCTCGGCAAGACGCGGCTCGTGCACACGTTCGCGGACGTCTCCGCGCTCCAGTTCTCGCGCATCCAGTTCACGCCGGACCTGATGCCGGCCGACGTCACGGGCACGAACGTCTTCATCGAGGCCGCGGCGCAGAGCCGCTTCGAGTTCCAGCCGGGGCCCGTCTTCACGAACGTGCTGCTGGCGGACGAGATCAACCGGGCCACGCCGAAGACACAGTCGGCGCTCCTCGAGGCCATGCAGGAGCGCGCGGTCACCGTGGCCGGCAGGCGTTATGCGCTCGACGAGCCGTTCATGGTCCTCGCCACGCAGAACCCCCTCGAGATGGAGGGCACGTACCCCCTGCCGGAGGCGCAGCTCGACCGCTTCCTCTTCAAGGTGGTCATCCCGCGGCCGGACGCGGCCACGCTGCAGCGCATCCTCATCGTCACGACGGGCACGACCGAGGCCAAGGCGAGCGCGGTCGTCGACAGGGACCGCCTCCTCACGCTCCAGGCCATGCTCCGGGCCGTGCCCATCGCCGAGGCGGCGATCGCCTACGTTGTGCGCCTCGTCGAGGCCACGCACGCGCACCCGCTCGTGCGTCTGGGCGCTAGCCCGCGCGGCGCCCAGGCCATCACCCTGGCGGCGAAGGGGTACGCCCTCGCGGCGGGTCGGCCGAACGTCGAGTTCGAGGACCTGCGCCGCGCAGCGCTGCCCGCGCTGCGCCACCGCCTCCTCCTCAGCTTCGAGGCCGAGGTGGAGGGCATGACCCAGGACCAGGTGCTCGCCCAGGTGCTCGAGCAGGTGGACAAGGGCCGCTGA
- a CDS encoding thiamine pyrophosphate-dependent dehydrogenase E1 component subunit alpha: MILESQLFQPFTDEPIAVTSESGEWIAPFELDLGPDKLRRMYQDMLLGRAVDERMSRLQRQGKVSFVAPSGGHEGAQVGIAHALRAGHDWLFPYYRDVTLPLAMGVPVVEFVAQAMGTAADPSRARQMPYHASSKELNVFSAASPIASHIPPAAGCAISMKLRGTDQVTVCTFGDGSTSEGDWHAGVNFAGAQGAPVVFACQNNRYAISVGFEKQTGSDSIYTKAHAYGMPGYFVDGMDALASYYVMREAVQRARDGFGPALVELLVYRYGGHSSADDDSRYRPRAEVEAWRKRDPLARLRRFLTRRGLWDDAAEKEAEADVRAQVDDAIAQAQAAGDVAVEAMFEDVLADVPERLVKQRSELLG; encoded by the coding sequence GTGATCCTAGAGTCGCAACTCTTCCAACCGTTCACCGACGAGCCCATCGCCGTGACGAGCGAGTCTGGCGAGTGGATCGCCCCGTTCGAGCTCGACCTGGGTCCGGACAAGCTGCGCCGCATGTATCAGGACATGCTCCTCGGCCGAGCGGTCGACGAGCGCATGAGCCGCCTCCAGCGCCAGGGCAAGGTGAGCTTCGTGGCCCCCTCCGGCGGACACGAGGGGGCCCAGGTCGGCATCGCGCACGCTCTGCGCGCCGGTCACGACTGGCTCTTCCCCTACTACCGCGACGTCACGCTGCCGCTGGCCATGGGCGTGCCCGTCGTCGAGTTCGTGGCGCAGGCCATGGGCACGGCGGCCGACCCGAGCCGGGCCAGGCAGATGCCTTACCACGCCTCCTCCAAGGAGCTCAACGTCTTCTCGGCCGCTTCGCCCATCGCGTCGCACATCCCGCCCGCGGCGGGCTGCGCGATAAGCATGAAGCTGCGCGGCACCGATCAGGTGACCGTCTGCACGTTCGGCGACGGCTCCACGAGCGAGGGCGACTGGCACGCGGGCGTCAACTTCGCGGGCGCCCAGGGTGCGCCCGTCGTCTTCGCCTGCCAGAACAACCGCTACGCCATCAGCGTGGGGTTCGAGAAGCAGACGGGGTCGGACAGCATCTACACGAAGGCACACGCCTACGGCATGCCCGGCTACTTCGTCGACGGCATGGACGCGCTCGCCTCCTACTACGTCATGCGGGAGGCCGTCCAACGCGCGCGCGACGGCTTCGGCCCCGCCCTGGTCGAGCTCCTCGTGTACCGCTACGGCGGGCACTCGTCGGCCGACGACGACTCGCGCTACCGCCCCCGCGCGGAGGTCGAGGCGTGGCGCAAGCGCGACCCGCTCGCCAGGCTGCGCCGCTTCCTGACGCGCAGGGGCCTCTGGGACGACGCCGCCGAGAAGGAAGCGGAGGCCGACGTGAGGGCGCAGGTCGACGACGCCATCGCGCAGGCCCAGGCGGCGGGCGACGTCGCCGTCGAGGCGATGTTCGAGGACGTCCTGGCCGACGTCCCCGAGCGCCTCGTCAAGCAGCGCTCGGAGCTCCTGGGATGA
- a CDS encoding 2-oxo acid dehydrogenase subunit E2 yields MARELRLPELAESVVEGEIIRWLVAEGDSVALDQPVAEVLTDKATVELPSPFAGRLVKHLAAEGDVVQVNAVIALIEEGGGSGAGATASTAAPAAGGSAGGSGEGATAGPGSASASGAPSGTGEDKASGKRSPAAESGDDGDKLSLFKPSAGGEAEALPQVRRPVDRSGGARAVPGQAAKARQTVAGGGAQAANGAAQAPREPARGAFGRVLAVPAARRLARELGVSIEEVLGSGPHGRVRVDDVREHTTPAGQGHAGPQGSPIAYKTPAGYEGREERAPMRGLRRLIANQMVTSHLHTVRALHVDEADVTDLVALREKLKPGFAAKGVRLSYLPFVMKAVAVALAEFPALNSSFDEAKGEIVTKRYYNIGMATATDAGLVVPVIRDVDERSIMELAAEVGRLADLARSGKLAPDDLKGGTFSVTNIGSLGGLFSFPIINSPEAAILGVHSIKKRPVVMADDSIRARQMLYLSLSFDHRLVDGAEGALFTSKVIGLLENPVALLLDL; encoded by the coding sequence ATGGCGCGAGAGCTACGCCTACCCGAACTGGCCGAGTCCGTCGTCGAGGGTGAGATCATCCGTTGGCTCGTCGCCGAGGGCGACAGCGTGGCGCTCGATCAGCCCGTCGCCGAGGTCCTCACCGACAAGGCGACCGTCGAGCTCCCCAGCCCCTTCGCCGGCAGGCTCGTCAAGCACCTCGCCGCGGAAGGCGACGTCGTGCAGGTGAACGCCGTGATCGCGCTCATCGAGGAGGGGGGCGGCTCCGGGGCCGGCGCCACCGCGAGCACGGCCGCCCCGGCGGCCGGCGGCTCCGCCGGGGGCAGCGGCGAGGGCGCCACCGCCGGTCCCGGCTCCGCCTCGGCGAGCGGCGCGCCGTCCGGCACCGGTGAGGACAAGGCGTCCGGGAAGCGCTCGCCCGCTGCCGAGAGCGGCGACGACGGGGACAAGCTCAGCCTCTTCAAGCCGTCGGCAGGCGGCGAGGCCGAGGCGCTCCCGCAGGTGCGGCGGCCGGTGGACCGGTCCGGTGGCGCGCGCGCGGTTCCCGGCCAGGCCGCCAAGGCTCGGCAGACGGTGGCCGGGGGCGGCGCGCAGGCGGCGAACGGTGCCGCCCAGGCGCCCCGGGAGCCCGCACGCGGCGCGTTCGGCCGCGTCCTGGCCGTCCCGGCGGCCCGGCGGCTGGCGCGGGAGCTCGGCGTGAGCATCGAGGAGGTCCTCGGCAGCGGCCCGCACGGCCGGGTGCGCGTCGACGACGTGAGGGAGCACACGACCCCCGCCGGCCAAGGCCACGCGGGGCCGCAGGGCAGCCCCATCGCCTACAAGACCCCCGCCGGCTACGAGGGGCGCGAGGAGCGCGCGCCCATGCGTGGCCTGCGCCGGCTCATCGCCAACCAGATGGTCACCTCTCACCTCCACACGGTGCGAGCGCTCCACGTCGACGAGGCGGACGTCACGGACCTCGTCGCCTTGCGCGAGAAGCTCAAGCCCGGCTTCGCGGCCAAGGGCGTGCGGCTGTCGTACCTGCCGTTCGTGATGAAGGCCGTGGCCGTGGCTCTCGCCGAGTTCCCGGCGCTCAACTCGAGCTTCGACGAGGCCAAGGGCGAGATCGTCACGAAGCGCTACTACAACATCGGGATGGCGACGGCTACGGACGCCGGGCTGGTCGTGCCCGTCATCCGGGACGTCGACGAGCGCAGCATCATGGAGTTGGCCGCCGAGGTGGGGCGCCTGGCCGACCTGGCGCGCAGCGGCAAGCTCGCGCCTGACGACCTCAAGGGCGGCACGTTCTCCGTCACCAACATCGGCAGCCTCGGCGGCCTCTTCTCGTTCCCCATCATCAACTCGCCGGAGGCGGCCATCCTGGGCGTCCACTCCATCAAGAAGCGGCCGGTCGTGATGGCGGACGACAGCATCAGGGCGCGGCAGATGCTCTACCTGAGCCTCTCCTTCGACCACCGGCTCGTCGACGGCGCTGAAGGGGCCCTGTTCACCTCGAAGGTCATAGGGCTGCTCGAGAACCCGGTGGCGCTGCTGCTCGACCTGTAG
- a CDS encoding DUF58 domain-containing protein, protein MLASGTRALLDRYAVASRALARVGGDRSAVEAGQSVEFHDFRPYQPGDELRYVDWRVYARTGRLYTRLYQAERAVELHLVLDNSASMGLGGKLEHARTVVRLLSYVAQRDAPTQVHLLFGGATPRLRGRAGMLETWRFIDDAPLLKGDGTLVNGALVKDGLANGAGALRAGATPGAGAGPLTGLVPFAMGLPAARGRALVIVVSDLLEDASIEPGLAALRSRGVDVGFLQLLSPAELDPPAALLELHDVESGEKLPAGPDEAHAYREEVRAHVRRTREAILRAGYRHQLLTAPAMGAEAARAPDAPGAPATTASRVAPAASGAPAGPAASAASATERAALTELIKLGLLVKR, encoded by the coding sequence GTGCTCGCCTCCGGCACGCGGGCGCTGCTCGACCGCTACGCCGTCGCTTCCCGCGCCCTGGCGCGCGTAGGGGGCGACCGCAGCGCCGTCGAGGCGGGGCAGAGCGTCGAGTTCCACGACTTCAGGCCGTACCAGCCTGGCGACGAGCTCAGGTACGTCGACTGGCGCGTGTACGCCCGCACGGGCCGCCTCTACACGCGTCTCTACCAGGCCGAGCGAGCCGTTGAGCTGCACCTCGTCCTCGACAACAGCGCGAGCATGGGCCTCGGCGGCAAGCTCGAGCACGCGCGCACGGTCGTGCGGCTGCTGAGCTACGTGGCGCAGCGCGACGCGCCCACCCAGGTCCACCTCCTCTTCGGCGGCGCCACCCCGCGCCTGCGCGGCCGCGCCGGCATGCTCGAGACCTGGCGGTTCATAGACGACGCTCCGCTGCTGAAGGGCGACGGCACGCTGGTGAACGGCGCGCTCGTGAAGGACGGGCTTGCGAACGGCGCGGGCGCCCTCCGAGCCGGCGCTACCCCCGGAGCGGGGGCGGGGCCCCTCACGGGCCTCGTGCCGTTCGCCATGGGGCTGCCGGCTGCGCGCGGGCGCGCGCTCGTCATCGTCGTCTCCGACCTGCTGGAGGACGCCTCCATCGAGCCCGGCCTGGCGGCCTTGCGCTCGCGCGGCGTGGACGTCGGCTTCCTGCAGCTCCTCTCGCCCGCCGAGCTGGACCCGCCCGCCGCGCTGCTGGAGCTGCACGACGTCGAGTCCGGCGAGAAGCTGCCCGCGGGGCCCGACGAGGCGCACGCGTACCGCGAAGAGGTCCGCGCCCACGTGAGGCGTACGCGCGAGGCCATCCTGCGGGCCGGGTACCGCCATCAGTTGTTGACGGCGCCCGCGATGGGTGCCGAGGCCGCTCGCGCTCCGGATGCCCCTGGCGCCCCTGCCACCACTGCCTCGCGGGTCGCGCCTGCCGCATCTGGCGCTCCCGCCGGCCCTGCCGCCTCCGCCGCCTCGGCCACCGAGCGCGCGGCGCTTACGGAGCTCATCAAGCTCGGGCTACTCGTCAAGCGTTAG
- a CDS encoding GNAT family N-acetyltransferase has product MRPAYGRVTLRPLEEFSDADWRRLQSHFRDPEIAYLNGTPPNRMPLWLLKRLLKTDSKRSDRATFGIFDERDDFIGTTELYDVRGDVGTLGIIIGERTHWAGGYGPEAMHALLGYAFDVLGLRTVKLNTFGDNLRAQRAFRKVGFHEVGRRPDADGRMDVRMELPRAEWQPGPSSRAGVASAGAPPTVLSTAHDEAAAGPGEAVRQSSDPSK; this is encoded by the coding sequence ATGAGACCGGCCTACGGGCGCGTGACGCTGCGGCCGCTGGAGGAGTTCTCCGACGCCGACTGGCGCCGCTTGCAGAGCCACTTCCGCGACCCGGAGATCGCCTACTTGAACGGCACCCCGCCGAACCGGATGCCGCTATGGCTGCTGAAGCGCCTCCTCAAGACGGACTCCAAGCGCTCCGACAGGGCCACGTTCGGCATCTTCGATGAGCGCGACGACTTCATCGGCACTACCGAGCTCTACGACGTGCGCGGCGATGTCGGCACGCTAGGCATCATCATCGGCGAGCGCACCCACTGGGCGGGCGGCTACGGGCCCGAGGCCATGCACGCCCTCCTCGGCTACGCGTTCGATGTCCTCGGCCTGCGTACCGTCAAGCTCAACACGTTCGGCGACAACCTGCGCGCCCAACGCGCTTTCCGCAAGGTGGGCTTCCACGAGGTGGGCCGGCGCCCCGACGCGGACGGGCGCATGGACGTGCGGATGGAGCTGCCGCGCGCGGAGTGGCAACCGGGGCCGAGCAGCCGAGCGGGGGTCGCGTCCGCCGGGGCGCCGCCGACCGTGCTGTCGACCGCGCACGACGAGGCGGCCGCCGGACCAGGCGAAGCCGTCCGTCAGTCGTCGGACCCCTCGAAGTAG
- a CDS encoding citrate synthase (catalyzes the formation of citrate from acetyl-CoA and oxaloacetate) — MEQTINRGLDGVYIDTSAISFIDGGKGQLVYSGYDITELADKASYEEVVYLLWNGNLPNRQQLEDFKAEIAPHYAVPDAVYDLYRNLPHGHSPMHAIRTAASMLGAYDDDPDGVDLPNVRRIGLKLLAQFQTITAAYERIRRGLQPVAPRPDLSLAGNFLYTLTGEVPSEAATRVMDVALVLHAEHGSNASTFVARATASTLTDVYSAITAAIGALKGPLHGGANTAVMQALEGIGDVAGVEPYVLGVLAKPGGRVMGFGHRVYKVLDPRAQVLKEVSRKLALESGDSKWFDMSLEMERVMDREMAKEGKEVKPNVDFFSASVYRMLGFPSDMYTPIFAVARISGWMAHLFEQYADNRLMRPRLAYSGTMGLEFVPIEQR; from the coding sequence ATGGAGCAGACGATCAACCGAGGTCTAGATGGCGTCTACATCGATACTAGCGCCATCTCTTTCATCGACGGCGGCAAGGGCCAGCTCGTCTACAGCGGTTACGACATCACCGAACTCGCCGACAAGGCCAGCTACGAAGAGGTCGTCTACCTGCTCTGGAACGGCAACCTGCCCAACCGACAGCAGCTCGAGGACTTCAAGGCCGAGATCGCCCCGCACTACGCCGTGCCGGACGCCGTGTACGACCTCTACCGCAACCTGCCTCACGGGCACTCGCCGATGCACGCCATCCGCACGGCCGCGTCCATGCTCGGCGCCTACGACGATGACCCGGACGGCGTCGACCTACCTAACGTCCGCCGCATCGGCCTCAAGCTCCTCGCCCAGTTCCAGACCATCACGGCGGCCTACGAGCGCATCCGCCGGGGTCTCCAGCCGGTCGCCCCACGCCCCGACCTCAGCCTGGCCGGCAACTTCCTCTACACCCTTACCGGCGAGGTCCCGTCGGAGGCCGCCACGCGCGTGATGGACGTGGCGCTGGTGCTGCACGCGGAGCACGGCTCCAACGCGAGCACCTTCGTGGCGCGCGCCACCGCCTCGACCCTCACGGACGTCTACAGCGCCATCACCGCGGCCATCGGCGCCTTGAAGGGGCCGCTACACGGCGGCGCCAACACGGCGGTCATGCAGGCGCTCGAAGGGATCGGGGACGTGGCGGGCGTGGAGCCGTACGTGCTCGGCGTGCTCGCGAAGCCGGGCGGCCGCGTCATGGGCTTCGGCCACCGCGTCTACAAGGTCCTCGACCCGCGCGCCCAGGTGCTGAAGGAGGTCAGCCGCAAGCTCGCGCTGGAGTCCGGCGACTCGAAGTGGTTCGACATGAGCCTCGAGATGGAGCGCGTGATGGACCGCGAGATGGCCAAGGAGGGCAAAGAGGTCAAGCCCAACGTGGACTTCTTCTCCGCCTCCGTCTACCGCATGCTCGGCTTCCCGTCCGACATGTACACGCCCATCTTCGCCGTCGCCCGCATCAGCGGCTGGATGGCGCACCTCTTCGAGCAGTACGCCGACAACCGGCTCATGCGGCCGCGCCTCGCCTACTCGGGCACCATGGGGCTCGAGTTCGTGCCCATCGAGCAGCGCTGA
- a CDS encoding alpha-ketoacid dehydrogenase subunit beta: MSALTMVQTIARTLDEEMARDERVVVLGEDVGKRGGVFLATEKLFDKYGPDRVIDSPLSEAAIIGAAVGMAAHGLRPVAEIQFADYVYPGFDQLVSQVAKLRYRSGGQFTAPLVVRMPAGGGVKGGHHHSQSPEAHFVHTAGLKVVFPSTPADARGLLKSAIRDDDPVVFMEPKRLYRAVKEELPDDPDTLVPIGEAAVRRVGDDVVLVSYGGSMAETARAAEALVEQGLSPHVIDLRSLAPWDEDTVLAAVARVGRVVLVSEAPKSASVMSEVAATIAEELLDQLLAPPLRVSGFDTPYPYAQDREYLPGPARIMRAVQRVLDY, from the coding sequence GTGAGCGCGCTGACGATGGTGCAGACCATCGCGCGCACCCTCGACGAGGAGATGGCGCGCGACGAGCGCGTGGTCGTGCTCGGCGAGGACGTCGGCAAGCGCGGCGGCGTCTTCCTCGCCACCGAGAAGCTCTTCGACAAGTACGGCCCCGACCGGGTGATCGACTCGCCGCTCTCGGAGGCCGCCATCATCGGGGCCGCCGTCGGCATGGCGGCGCACGGCTTGCGCCCCGTCGCGGAGATCCAGTTCGCCGACTACGTCTACCCCGGCTTCGACCAGCTCGTCTCGCAGGTCGCGAAGCTCCGTTACCGCTCCGGCGGGCAGTTCACGGCGCCCCTCGTGGTGCGCATGCCGGCCGGCGGGGGCGTCAAGGGGGGCCACCACCACTCCCAGAGCCCCGAGGCGCACTTCGTGCACACGGCCGGACTCAAGGTCGTGTTCCCGAGCACGCCGGCCGACGCGCGCGGGCTGCTGAAGAGCGCCATCCGCGACGACGACCCCGTCGTGTTCATGGAGCCGAAACGGCTCTACCGCGCCGTCAAGGAGGAGCTGCCCGACGACCCGGACACGCTCGTCCCCATCGGGGAGGCGGCCGTGCGGCGCGTGGGCGACGATGTCGTGCTCGTCAGCTACGGCGGCTCGATGGCCGAGACGGCGCGGGCGGCAGAGGCGCTCGTGGAGCAGGGTCTCTCGCCCCACGTCATCGACCTGCGCTCGCTGGCGCCGTGGGACGAGGACACCGTGCTCGCGGCCGTCGCCCGCGTCGGCCGCGTGGTGCTCGTGAGCGAGGCGCCGAAGAGCGCGAGCGTGATGAGCGAGGTGGCCGCCACCATCGCCGAGGAGCTGCTCGACCAACTGCTGGCGCCGCCACTGAGGGTGAGCGGTTTCGATACCCCTTACCCGTACGCGCAAGACCGCGAGTACCTGCCGGGCCCAGCTCGCATCATGCGGGCCGTGCAGCGCGTGCTCGACTACTGA
- the uvrC gene encoding excinuclease ABC subunit UvrC, translated as MKRGDLPVIPTQSGCYLFHGEDDAVLYVGKAVNLRSRVGSYFGRQAGHKARLLTAAASRLDFIVTHDEIEALILESNLIKRHQPHYNVLLKDDKSYPFLKLTNEEYPTLVFTRRVVKDGGTYYGPYPNAGAVRRVLELVYSVFKLRKNSGVPMETRKKPCLRYHMGRCLAPCVGWADRAEYADVVSDVKAFLEGRVGEIVEKLEVQMREAAVRRDFELAATYRDRLDALKRLTGYDSSVVMAGTDDLDFLGVAKAGDHAMVQLFQMRSGRVVGRDKRLMTNAESASDAEVLERFMSEYYGLATQLPPLVLVPQTELDQDVWQRFLTARAGRKVEVRTPQRGDKVELLGLAKRNAVSGVEAEIALLERRGEAPGVGELQRLLGLENPPWRIEGYDISNLMGTHTVASIVSFEGGRAKRSDYRRVRVRELDKPDDFYSMHQVVYRRFTGALADRLPHPDLLLIDGGKGQLSAAKRALDDAGISVPLVGLAKKQETLITERGEEVLVPHSHPALRLLINVRDEAHRTAVGYNRQRRGKSATRSLLDDVPGIGPKRRDALLAHFSSLEELKGADIGVLAAIPGVGQAAAQAVKSYFEGSDD; from the coding sequence GTGAAGCGCGGCGACCTGCCCGTAATCCCGACGCAGAGCGGCTGCTACCTGTTCCACGGCGAGGACGACGCGGTCCTCTACGTCGGCAAGGCGGTCAACCTCCGCAGCCGCGTCGGCAGCTACTTCGGCCGCCAGGCGGGTCACAAGGCGCGGCTGCTCACCGCCGCGGCGAGCCGCCTCGACTTCATCGTCACGCACGACGAGATCGAGGCGCTGATCCTCGAATCCAACCTCATCAAGCGGCACCAGCCGCACTACAACGTCCTCCTGAAGGACGACAAGAGCTACCCCTTCCTCAAGCTGACGAACGAGGAGTACCCGACGCTGGTCTTCACGCGCCGCGTCGTCAAGGACGGCGGCACGTACTACGGTCCGTACCCGAACGCCGGCGCCGTGAGGCGCGTCCTCGAGCTCGTGTACAGCGTCTTCAAGCTGAGGAAGAACAGCGGTGTGCCCATGGAGACGCGCAAGAAGCCGTGCCTGCGCTACCACATGGGCCGCTGCCTCGCCCCCTGCGTCGGTTGGGCCGACAGGGCGGAGTACGCCGACGTCGTGTCCGACGTGAAGGCGTTCCTCGAAGGGCGGGTCGGGGAGATCGTCGAGAAGCTCGAGGTGCAGATGCGCGAGGCGGCCGTGCGCCGCGACTTCGAGCTGGCCGCCACGTACCGCGACCGCCTGGACGCCCTCAAAAGGCTCACCGGCTACGACAGCAGCGTCGTGATGGCGGGCACGGACGACCTCGACTTCCTAGGCGTGGCGAAAGCGGGCGACCACGCCATGGTGCAGCTCTTCCAGATGCGCTCCGGCCGCGTCGTCGGGCGCGACAAGCGCCTCATGACGAACGCCGAGAGCGCCTCGGACGCCGAGGTGCTCGAGCGCTTCATGAGCGAGTACTACGGGCTCGCGACGCAGCTACCGCCGCTCGTCCTCGTGCCCCAGACGGAGCTGGATCAGGACGTATGGCAACGGTTCCTGACCGCGCGCGCGGGCCGCAAGGTGGAGGTGCGCACGCCGCAGCGGGGCGACAAGGTCGAACTGCTCGGGCTGGCGAAGCGCAACGCCGTCTCGGGCGTCGAGGCCGAGATCGCGCTGCTGGAGCGCCGCGGCGAGGCGCCCGGCGTCGGCGAGCTCCAACGCCTGCTCGGGCTCGAGAACCCGCCGTGGCGCATCGAGGGCTACGACATCTCGAACCTGATGGGCACGCACACGGTCGCCAGCATCGTGTCGTTCGAGGGCGGCAGGGCCAAGCGGAGCGACTACCGGCGCGTGCGGGTGCGGGAGCTCGACAAGCCCGACGACTTCTACAGCATGCACCAGGTCGTCTACCGGCGCTTCACCGGCGCGTTGGCCGACAGGCTGCCTCACCCCGACCTGCTCCTCATAGACGGCGGCAAGGGGCAATTGAGCGCCGCCAAGCGCGCGCTCGATGATGCGGGCATCTCGGTGCCGCTCGTCGGGCTCGCCAAGAAGCAGGAGACGCTCATCACCGAGCGTGGCGAGGAGGTACTCGTGCCGCACAGCCACCCTGCCCTGCGCCTGCTCATCAACGTGCGCGACGAGGCGCACCGCACGGCCGTCGGCTACAACCGGCAGCGGCGCGGCAAGTCCGCGACGCGCTCGCTACTCGACGACGTGCCCGGCATCGGACCGAAGAGGCGCGATGCGCTGCTCGCCCACTTCTCGAGCCTGGAGGAGCTCAAGGGCGCGGACATCGGCGTGCTCGCGGCCATCCCGGGCGTTGGGCAGGCGGCCGCGCAGGCCGTGAAGAGCTACTTCGAGGGGTCCGACGACTGA